The following are encoded in a window of Panicum virgatum strain AP13 chromosome 5N, P.virgatum_v5, whole genome shotgun sequence genomic DNA:
- the LOC120674248 gene encoding IQ domain-containing protein IQM1-like: protein MTLRLLSTERNHLLSPKPRSPRRDGCSSPLRPSPSRTTMARGGGLERSLSFKNWEAQVAPQSQDPEPPAGAVTGRSAAGGGINGARPGTLALQPQPSPPRAASPAAAQAMIEFISPRPRVELDQAATRVQKIYKGHRTRRSLADGAIIAEELWWKAYDSVYLNIKSISFFDGDKQETAASRWSRAGKRIAKVGKGLSKDDKAQKLALQHWLEAIDPRHRYGHNLHLYYDIWSASSSCEPFFYWLDIGAGRDLHHPKCPRTKLYSQLIMYLGPVERVAYEVIVEEGRLLYKQSGELVNTNEESKWIFVLSTSRSLYVGQKRKGKFQHSSFLSGAATTAAGRLVAKDGVLKAIWPYSGHYLPTEDNFREFIAFLEENSVDLANVKRCSVDDDEFPSFKKAAPEQPAEEEAEAAAHDDVAVESQPVVELPEADVAEEAGAETGAAAGPEVMASRRPSFKWSTPTGARIGCLRDYPAGVQSMALEQVNLSPRVAPSPGAACRLPAPIPSPRPSPRIRLSPRLHYMGLPTPTGARLPLPVPSPAGRRAPKQEFTGFQTPAPAVALTLPKHKAK from the exons ATGACTCTGAGGCTGCTCAGCACAGAGCGGAACCACCTGCTCTCCCCGAAGCCGCGCAGCCCGCGCCGGGATGGCTGCTCCTCGCCGCTGAGGCCGTCGCCCTCCCGAACGAccatggcgcgcggcggcggcctcgagcgCTCGCTCAGCTTCAAGAACTGGGAGGCGCAGGTGGCGCCGCAAAGCCAGGACCCGGAGCCGCCGGCGGGTGCCGTCACCGgcaggagcgccgccggcggcggcatcaaCGGCGCGCGCCCGGGGACCCTGGCGCTTCAGCCGCAGCCGAGCCCCCCGCGGGCggcgtccccggcggcggcgcaggccatGATCGAGTTCATCTCGCCGCGTCCCCGCGTGGAGCTCGACCAGGCCGCCACCCGGGTGCAGAAGATCTACAAGGGCCACCGCACGCGCCGGAGCCTCGCCGACGGCGCCATCATCGCCGAGGAGCTCTGGTGGAAGGCCTACGACTCGGTCTACCTCAACATCAAGTCCATCTCCTTCTTCGACGGCGACAAGCAGGAGACCGCCGCGTCGCGCTGGTCCCGGGCCGGCAAGAGGATCGCCAAGGTCGGCAAGGGGCTCTCCAAGGACGACAAGGCGCAGAAGCTCGCCCTCCAGCACTGGCTCGAAGCA ATTGACCCGCGCCACCGCTACGGCCACAACCTCCACCTCTACTACGACATCTGGTCCGCCAGCTCCAGCTGCGAGCCCTTCTTCTACTGGCTGGACATCGGCGCCGGGAGAGACCTGCATCACCCCAAGTGCCCAAGAACCAAGCTTTACTCGCAGCTCATCATGTACCTCGGGCCG GTCGAGAGGGTGGCGTACGAAGTCATCGTGGAGGAAGGGCGGCTGCTGTACAAGCAAAGCGGAGAGCTGGTGAACACGAACGAGGAGTCCAAGTGGATCTTCGTGCTGAGCACGAGCAGGTCGCTCTACGTCGGGCAGAAGAGGAAGGGCAAGTTCCAGCACTCGAGCTTCCtgtccggcgccgccaccacggccgccgggAGGCTGGTCGCCAAGGACGGCGTCCTCAAGGCCATCTGGCCCTACAGCGGCCACTACCTCCCGACGGAGGACAACTTCAGGGAGTTCATCGCCTTCCTCGAGGAGAACAGCGTCGACCTCGCCAACGTCAAGCGGTGCtccgtcgacgacgacgagttCCCGTCCTTCAAGAAGGCGGCACCGGAgcagccggcggaggaggaagccGAAGCCGCCGCGCACGACGATGTGGCCGTGGAGAGCCAACCGGTAGTCGAGCTGCCTGAGGCGGACGtcgcggaggaggcgggggccgagacgggcgccgccgcggggccggAGGTGATGGCGAGCCGCCGGCCGTCGTTCAAGTGGTCGACGCCCACGGGCGCGCGCATCGGGTGCCTCCGGGACTACCCGGCCGGCGTCCAGAGCATGGCCCTGGAGCAGGTGAACCTGTCGCCGCGGGTGGCGCCGTCCCCGGGCGCGGCGTGCCGGCTGCCGGCGCCGATCCCGTCGCCGCGCCCCAGCCCGCGGATCAGGCTGTCGCCGCGGCTGCACTACATGGGGCTCCCGACCCCGACCGGCGCCAGGCTCCCGCTGCCGGTGCcgagcccggccggccggcgggcgccCAAGCAGGAGTTCACGGGGTTCcagacgccggcgccggccgtggCGCTCACGCTGCCCAAGCACAAGGCCAAGTGA